One segment of Podospora pseudopauciseta strain CBS 411.78 chromosome 5 map unlocalized CBS411.78m_5.2, whole genome shotgun sequence DNA contains the following:
- the SOD2_2 gene encoding Superoxide dismutase [Mn], mitochondrial (COG:P; EggNog:ENOG503NZG9), protein MSSTLLRTVPALRGALRASAVKPAAALASTSFVRGKATLPDLPYDYNALEPYISSKIMELHHKKHHQTYVTGLNTALENIAKAEEKGDFTKAASIAPLLNFHGGGHVNHSLFWENLAPASREGGGEPKGDLKQAIEDDFGSFEDFRKQMNTTLAGIQGSGWAWLVKDKESDTLSIVTRANQDPVTGAFVPLLGIDAWEHAYYLQYENRKAEYFDAIWNIINWKTVAKRYD, encoded by the exons atGTCTTCCACTCTTCTTCGCACCGTCCCCGCGCTCCGTGGAGCTCTCCGGGCTTCGGCTGTcaagcctgctgctgctctcgcCAGCACCAGCTTCGTTCGCGGCAAGGCCACTCTCCCAGATCTTCCGT ATGACTACAATGCGCTCGAGCCTTACATCTCCTCCAAGATCATGGAGCTCCACCACAAGAAGCACCACCAAACATATGTGACCGGCCTTAACACGGCGCTGGAAAATATCGcaaaggccgaggagaagggtgaCTTCACCAAGGCTGCCTCGATTGCGCCTCTTCTCAACTTCCACGGTGGTGGCCACGTCAACCACTCTCTTTTCTGGGAGAACCTTGCCCCTGCCAGCagggagggcggtggtgagccTAAGGGAGACCTCAAG CAAGCCATTGAGGACGACTTTGGCAGCTTTGAGGACTTCCGAAAGCAGATGAACACCACTCTGGCTGGCATCCAGGGCAGCGGCTGGGCGTGGCtcgtcaaggacaaggagagCGACACTCTGAGCATCGTCACCCGCGCCAACCAGGATCCCGTTACCGGTGCCTTTGTGCCTCTTCTGGGCATTGACGCCTGGGAGCACGCGTACTACCTCCAGTACGAGAACCGCAAGGCCGAGTACTTTGATGCCATCTGGAACATCATCAACTGGAAGACGGTTGCCAAGAGATATGACTAA